The Geomonas ferrireducens genome includes a window with the following:
- a CDS encoding Hcp family type VI secretion system effector yields MAFDAFLKIEGIPGESSDDKHRDWIEVLSYNFSVTQPTSGTASSAGGASAERASFSDFSVVKVLDKSSPKLFEACANGKHIPSVTLEICRAGGDKLKYMEYKLSNVIISLDRPGGSAHAGEAIPVEEIAFNFGKIEIAYTQQMRADGSGGGQVAAGWNLETNKKV; encoded by the coding sequence ATGGCCTTTGATGCCTTCCTGAAGATAGAAGGGATCCCTGGGGAGAGCAGCGACGACAAGCACAGGGACTGGATCGAGGTGCTCTCGTACAACTTCTCCGTCACCCAGCCCACTTCCGGCACCGCAAGCAGCGCAGGAGGCGCGTCGGCGGAGCGGGCGAGCTTTTCCGATTTCAGCGTGGTGAAGGTACTGGACAAGTCGAGCCCCAAGCTCTTCGAGGCCTGCGCCAACGGGAAACACATTCCGAGCGTGACCCTGGAGATCTGTCGCGCCGGCGGGGATAAGCTGAAATACATGGAGTACAAGCTCTCCAACGTCATTATCAGCCTGGACCGCCCCGGCGGCAGCGCCCACGCGGGTGAGGCCATCCCGGTTGAGGAGATCGCCTTCAACTTCGGCAAGATCGAAATCGCCTACACCCAGCAGATGCGCGCCGATGGCTCCGGCGGCGGACAGGTTGCGGCGGGGTGGAACCTCGAGACGAACAAGAAGGTGTAG
- the tssF gene encoding type VI secretion system baseplate subunit TssF — MPDDILDYFERELSFLRDMGSDFARKYPKIAGRLLLEPGKCEDPHTERLIEACAFLCARIQRKIDDGLPEITQSLLEVLYPQLTAPIPSLSVVRFAPLFRNVPEAGYHVARGTELFSRPVNGTSCRFRTVYPVTLWPIEVIDAHLEVPGKLIKGAQRMVRIRLFFHNGLDFSRFHGDTLRFYLNGQPQVVFPLYQLLMNHVCAVECASADTSSAASLQLAPGCLLPVGFAADEGLFPYPERSFPGYRLLLEYFAFPQKFLFFEITGLSVLRNSAFGRVLDLLCYLDTAVPEPLTVGPETFCLYATPVVNAFQRVAEPIRLDHRKSDYRVVPDLRREGAMEVLTVDEVTSTASTAPGQVKRYRPVFPDCNGEDGEAGEGAGLWQLQRRPASRPHDGGTEIFLSFCDLAGDGTAPSDETVLVRATCSNRDLPAKLSIGAPACAFETESAAPLTAITCLVKPTMPLRPTLDGARQRRLISHLSLNYLSLVDGGAGALRELLSLYDFAASPATRQQINGIVSVNSRPVTRRVAGGFCRGTEVTVVLDQEQYVGSGVYLFSSILERFLGQYVSVNSFVQMVARDASNDTVIKVWPPRSGDRVLL; from the coding sequence ATGCCCGATGACATCCTCGACTACTTCGAAAGAGAACTGAGCTTCCTACGCGATATGGGGAGCGACTTCGCCAGGAAATATCCCAAAATCGCTGGTAGGCTCCTGCTCGAGCCGGGCAAGTGCGAGGACCCGCACACAGAACGCCTGATCGAGGCGTGCGCCTTTTTGTGCGCCCGCATTCAGCGCAAGATCGATGACGGCCTGCCGGAGATCACCCAGTCGCTGTTGGAAGTTCTCTACCCGCAACTGACCGCTCCGATCCCGTCGCTGTCCGTTGTGCGCTTCGCACCGCTCTTCAGGAACGTCCCCGAGGCGGGTTATCATGTCGCAAGGGGGACGGAGCTCTTTTCCAGGCCGGTTAACGGGACTTCCTGCCGGTTCAGGACGGTTTATCCCGTTACCCTCTGGCCCATAGAGGTGATCGACGCGCACCTAGAGGTACCGGGAAAATTGATCAAGGGTGCGCAGCGGATGGTGAGGATCAGGTTGTTCTTTCACAACGGCCTCGACTTTTCCCGCTTCCATGGCGATACCCTGCGCTTTTATCTGAACGGACAGCCACAGGTCGTCTTCCCGCTGTACCAGTTGCTCATGAACCACGTCTGCGCCGTTGAATGTGCATCTGCAGACACCTCGTCCGCCGCCTCGCTGCAACTTGCGCCCGGCTGCCTGCTTCCGGTGGGCTTTGCCGCGGACGAGGGGCTTTTCCCGTACCCTGAGCGCTCCTTTCCGGGCTACCGGCTGCTCCTTGAATACTTCGCATTTCCTCAGAAGTTCCTCTTCTTCGAAATCACCGGACTGTCCGTACTGAGAAATAGCGCGTTCGGCCGCGTCCTGGATCTGCTGTGCTACCTCGATACCGCTGTGCCGGAACCTCTTACCGTTGGACCGGAGACTTTCTGCCTCTACGCGACCCCTGTCGTGAACGCGTTCCAAAGGGTAGCCGAGCCGATCAGGCTGGATCACCGGAAGAGTGATTACCGCGTGGTCCCGGACCTGAGACGGGAGGGGGCGATGGAGGTGCTCACCGTGGACGAGGTGACTTCCACCGCGTCCACCGCACCCGGTCAGGTGAAGCGCTACCGCCCGGTCTTTCCGGACTGCAACGGGGAAGATGGTGAAGCTGGTGAAGGTGCGGGTCTGTGGCAGTTGCAGCGACGGCCAGCCTCGCGCCCGCACGATGGCGGCACCGAGATCTTCCTTTCCTTTTGCGACCTTGCTGGCGATGGGACCGCGCCGAGTGACGAAACGGTATTGGTCCGCGCCACCTGCTCCAACCGCGATCTTCCAGCGAAACTCTCCATCGGCGCTCCCGCCTGTGCATTCGAAACCGAGTCTGCCGCGCCTTTAACGGCGATCACTTGCCTCGTCAAGCCGACCATGCCTTTGCGCCCCACACTCGATGGTGCCCGGCAGCGGCGTCTGATCTCCCACCTCTCTTTGAACTACCTTTCACTCGTTGACGGTGGAGCGGGTGCACTGAGGGAGCTACTGTCGCTGTACGATTTTGCCGCGTCGCCAGCCACCAGGCAGCAGATCAACGGCATCGTCTCGGTGAACTCGCGCCCCGTCACCAGAAGGGTGGCAGGTGGCTTCTGCCGTGGGACCGAAGTGACCGTCGTTCTTGACCAGGAGCAGTACGTCGGCAGCGGCGTTTACCTCTTCTCCTCGATTCTGGAGAGATTCCTCGGGCAGTACGTTTCGGTGAATTCGTTCGTACAGATGGTTGCCAGGGATGCAAGCAACGACACCGTCATCAAGGTTTGGCCTCCCCGAAGCGGCGACAGGGTGCTGCTGTGA
- the tssE gene encoding type VI secretion system baseplate subunit TssE: MRYQPEPAKSLLDRLMDQQPESPDEPVQCSRTGINAQVSSVLRDLENLFNTRSCTGLTSNLGLAPHVINSILTYGSRDFSLENPRSQAVRQAIRLEIIRLLSSFEPRLKDVTVRFAPTPEERTLSFRIEAVLHIETVAVATAFDTHFDINSGSYTILS, from the coding sequence ATGCGATACCAGCCGGAACCGGCAAAGTCGTTACTGGACAGGCTCATGGACCAACAGCCGGAAAGCCCGGATGAGCCTGTCCAGTGTTCACGCACCGGCATCAATGCGCAGGTCTCGTCGGTACTGCGCGACCTGGAGAACCTCTTCAACACCAGGTCATGCACGGGCCTCACCTCGAACCTCGGACTCGCTCCGCACGTCATCAACTCAATCCTCACCTACGGCAGCCGCGATTTCAGTCTGGAGAACCCGCGTTCGCAGGCGGTGCGACAGGCGATACGCCTCGAGATCATCAGGCTCCTGTCTTCCTTCGAGCCACGGCTTAAAGACGTGACGGTCCGCTTTGCTCCGACGCCGGAGGAACGCACCCTGAGTTTCCGAATCGAGGCCGTGCTGCACATCGAAACGGTGGCGGTTGCGACGGCTTTCGACACCCACTTCGATATCAACAGCGGCTCCTACACCATTCTCTCGTGA
- the tssB gene encoding type VI secretion system contractile sheath small subunit, whose product MVTSESLQHKLERVRAPRVRITYDVELGDGVEVKEIPFVVGVLADLSGAPLAPLPRLKERRFVELDRDNFNHVMEGMKPRLAFRVANTLCGDGSEFGVQLRFGALEDFRPERVAQQVEPLRKLVEARRRLADLLNRLDGNDRLEELLRELLESGDALKAICHRPGEGELGNGEGA is encoded by the coding sequence ATGGTCACTTCGGAAAGTCTGCAGCACAAGCTGGAGCGTGTGAGGGCACCGCGGGTCCGCATCACCTACGACGTAGAGCTGGGAGACGGGGTCGAGGTGAAGGAAATCCCGTTCGTGGTGGGAGTTCTCGCCGACCTGTCGGGAGCGCCGCTCGCGCCCCTTCCGAGGCTGAAGGAGAGGAGGTTCGTGGAACTCGACAGGGACAATTTCAACCACGTGATGGAAGGGATGAAGCCGAGGCTCGCCTTCCGGGTCGCCAACACGCTCTGCGGCGACGGTTCTGAGTTCGGCGTCCAGCTTCGCTTTGGAGCCCTCGAAGACTTCCGTCCGGAACGCGTGGCGCAGCAGGTCGAGCCGCTGCGGAAGCTGGTTGAGGCAAGGCGCAGGCTCGCGGACCTGTTGAACCGGCTGGACGGCAACGACCGCCTGGAGGAACTGCTGCGGGAGCTGCTGGAGAGCGGCGATGCCCTGAAGGCGATCTGTCACCGCCCCGGTGAGGGCGAACTCGGGAACGGGGAGGGTGCCTGA